Proteins encoded together in one Peribacillus asahii window:
- a CDS encoding dipicolinate synthase subunit B — MSLQGKRIGFGLTGSHCTYDSVFPEIEKLVNEGVEVIPIVTSTVKQTETRFGRGEDWVERIEKLTGHHVVDTIVKAEPLGPKLPLDCMVIAPLTGNSMSKLANALTDSPVLMAAKATMRNHRPVVVGISTNDALGLNGVNLMRLMAAKDLYFVPYGQDDPYKKPNSMVARMSMIRDTIIAALKGEQLQPVIVERFKDLT, encoded by the coding sequence ATGAGTCTCCAAGGAAAGAGAATCGGTTTTGGTTTAACTGGTTCGCATTGTACCTATGATAGTGTATTTCCGGAAATTGAAAAATTAGTCAATGAGGGAGTGGAAGTGATTCCGATTGTTACATCGACTGTGAAACAGACGGAAACTCGCTTCGGCCGTGGAGAAGATTGGGTGGAAAGAATAGAAAAATTGACGGGACATCATGTTGTTGATACAATCGTCAAAGCGGAGCCGCTAGGACCAAAATTGCCACTCGATTGTATGGTGATTGCTCCGCTTACCGGGAATTCGATGAGTAAGCTTGCTAATGCTTTAACCGATTCACCGGTATTAATGGCAGCGAAAGCAACAATGCGCAATCATCGTCCAGTTGTCGTTGGAATTTCAACGAACGATGCGTTAGGATTAAATGGGGTTAATTTAATGAGATTGATGGCGGCGAAAGATTTGTATTTTGTTCCATATGGTCAAGATGATCCATACAAGAAGCCTAATTCGATGGTCGCTCGAATGAGTATGATTCGAGATACAATTATTGCTGCCCTAAAGGGTGAGCAACTGCAGCCTGTGATTGTCGAAAGATTTAAAGACTTAACGTAA
- the asd gene encoding aspartate-semialdehyde dehydrogenase encodes MTETQGLHIAVVGATGAVGQQMISTLEKRNLPIKKIIFLSSARSAGAKLSFKGEEVIVQEAKPESFEGIDIALFSAGGSVSKELAPEAVKRGAIVVDNTSAFRMDENVPLVVPEVNEEDLKKHNGIIANPNCSTIQMVVALEPIRQAYGLSKVLVSTYQAVSGAGAAAIAEMKDQARDLLDNKEIEPKILPVGGDKKHYQIAFNVIPQIDKFQDNGFTFEEMKMINETKKIMHMPELAVAATCVRLPVETGHSESVYIEVDQAGVTVDQIKDSLSSAPGVVLEDNPSEQIYPMPAAAVGKNDVFVGRIRKDLDEDKGFHLWVVSDNLLKGAAWNSVQIAESLLKLGLVTVK; translated from the coding sequence ATGACTGAGACACAAGGATTGCATATTGCAGTTGTAGGAGCGACTGGAGCTGTAGGTCAGCAAATGATTTCAACATTAGAAAAAAGAAACTTGCCGATTAAGAAGATTATTTTCTTATCATCAGCTCGTTCTGCTGGTGCAAAACTATCATTTAAAGGCGAGGAAGTCATCGTTCAAGAAGCAAAACCAGAAAGTTTTGAAGGTATCGATATCGCTTTATTTAGCGCGGGCGGTAGCGTGTCTAAGGAACTTGCTCCAGAAGCTGTTAAACGCGGTGCAATTGTCGTTGACAACACGAGTGCTTTTCGAATGGATGAGAATGTGCCACTAGTCGTACCTGAAGTTAATGAAGAAGACTTAAAGAAACACAATGGGATTATTGCGAATCCGAACTGTTCGACAATTCAAATGGTCGTAGCACTTGAGCCAATTCGTCAAGCATATGGCTTATCTAAAGTTCTTGTATCGACATATCAAGCAGTGTCTGGTGCAGGTGCAGCTGCGATTGCGGAAATGAAAGATCAAGCTCGCGATTTGTTAGATAATAAAGAAATCGAACCGAAAATTTTACCGGTTGGTGGAGATAAAAAGCATTATCAAATTGCTTTCAACGTTATTCCACAAATTGATAAATTCCAAGATAATGGTTTTACATTTGAAGAAATGAAAATGATCAATGAAACGAAGAAAATTATGCATATGCCAGAGTTAGCTGTAGCGGCTACATGCGTACGTCTTCCAGTTGAAACAGGTCATTCTGAATCTGTTTATATTGAAGTAGATCAAGCCGGTGTAACAGTTGATCAAATTAAGGATTCATTGAGCTCAGCACCAGGTGTTGTATTAGAAGATAACCCAAGTGAACAAATTTACCCAATGCCAGCAGCTGCTGTAGGTAAAAATGACGTCTTTGTTGGTCGTATCCGCAAAGATTTGGATGAAGATAAGGGCTTCCATTTATGGGTTGTTTCCGATAACCTATTAAAGGGTGCCGCTTGGAACTCTGTTCAAATTGCTGAAAGTCTTTTAAAATTAGGTCTAGTAACAGTTAAATAA
- the dapG gene encoding aspartate kinase, translating into MKIIVQKFGGTSVRNEESRLQAKRHIEQSLQAGYKVVVVVSAMGRKGEPYATDTLLSLVNGINSSLSKREQDLLMSVGETISSVVFTNMLLESGIKAIAYTGAQAGFITNNDHSNAKIIEMKCERLLKELEFNDVVVVAGFQGAAKNGDITTIGRGGSDTSAAALGAALQADFIDIFTDVEGIMTADPRIAESARPLSVVSYTEVCNMAYQGAKVIHPRAVEIAMQAKVPIRIRSTYSEGLGTLVTSVNKGNEGSDIRERLVTGIAHVAKISQIKVQAKKDQYNLQAEVFKAMANASISVDFINISPNGVVYTITEDTTNHAVSILKELGYEPIVERNCAKVSVVGAGINGVPGVAAKIVTALSSKEIGILQSADSHTTIWVLVKEEDLVEAVNALHDAFQLHLDGIESI; encoded by the coding sequence ATGAAAATCATCGTACAGAAATTCGGTGGAACTTCTGTTCGGAACGAAGAAAGTCGATTACAAGCGAAGCGTCATATTGAGCAATCGCTGCAAGCAGGCTACAAAGTGGTTGTTGTAGTATCTGCAATGGGAAGAAAAGGCGAACCGTATGCTACGGATACTTTGTTATCACTTGTCAATGGTATAAATAGTTCTCTGTCAAAGAGAGAGCAAGATTTACTTATGTCAGTAGGGGAAACGATTTCATCTGTCGTTTTTACCAATATGCTATTAGAAAGTGGAATTAAAGCAATTGCTTATACGGGGGCTCAGGCAGGCTTTATAACAAATAATGACCACTCTAATGCGAAGATTATAGAGATGAAATGTGAGAGGCTGTTGAAAGAGCTAGAGTTTAATGATGTTGTCGTTGTTGCTGGTTTTCAAGGTGCAGCTAAAAATGGAGATATAACAACAATTGGGCGTGGTGGAAGTGATACGTCAGCAGCAGCGCTTGGTGCGGCCTTACAAGCCGATTTCATTGATATTTTTACTGATGTTGAAGGGATTATGACAGCAGATCCTCGTATTGCAGAAAGTGCCCGTCCGTTATCGGTCGTATCGTATACAGAAGTATGCAATATGGCGTATCAAGGTGCTAAAGTTATTCATCCACGTGCAGTGGAAATTGCTATGCAGGCCAAGGTACCAATCCGTATTCGTTCCACATATAGCGAGGGACTTGGAACGCTTGTGACAAGTGTAAACAAAGGAAACGAGGGAAGCGATATTCGCGAGAGACTTGTTACAGGAATTGCTCATGTTGCGAAGATTAGCCAAATTAAAGTTCAAGCCAAAAAGGATCAATACAATCTGCAGGCCGAAGTTTTTAAGGCAATGGCAAATGCGTCAATTTCTGTTGATTTTATTAACATCTCACCAAACGGTGTCGTTTATACAATTACAGAAGATACAACAAATCATGCTGTTTCTATTTTAAAAGAATTAGGGTATGAGCCAATTGTGGAAAGAAATTGTGCTAAAGTATCAGTTGTTGGTGCTGGGATTAATGGTGTACCGGGAGTCGCTGCGAAAATTGTTACAGCCTTATCTAGTAAAGAGATTGGAATTCTTCAATCAGCAGATAGCCACACAACAATCTGGGTATTGGTTAAAGAAGAGGATTTAGTTGAAGCGGTTAACGCTCTCCATGATGCATTTCAATTGCATCTAGATGGAATTGAATCAATATAA
- the dapA gene encoding 4-hydroxy-tetrahydrodipicolinate synthase, giving the protein MVFGKVVTAMVTPFDIKGNVDFQKTTTLVNYLLNNGTDALVLSGTTGESPTLSSEEKIALLRHVVKVADKRVPIIIGTGSNNTYASIELTKKAEQNGADAIMLVAPYYNKTNQEGLYQHFKAIAESTKLPVMLYNIPGRSAVNIAPETIIRLSEIPNIVAVKEASGDLNAMTQIIAETAEDFALYSGDDGLTLPVLSIGGVGVVSVAAHVIGKEMKQMVDAFLTGNLQEAAKLHQKLLPIIKGLFSAPSPAPVKTALQLVGIDVGSVRLPIVPLTEQERSVLANLLGK; this is encoded by the coding sequence ATGGTATTTGGTAAAGTAGTAACAGCAATGGTCACCCCTTTTGATATTAAAGGAAATGTTGATTTTCAAAAAACAACTACGTTGGTTAATTACTTACTTAATAATGGTACAGATGCGCTCGTTCTTTCAGGGACTACAGGTGAGTCGCCAACGCTTTCTTCTGAAGAGAAAATTGCATTGTTACGTCATGTTGTAAAAGTCGCTGATAAGCGTGTACCAATTATTATAGGAACAGGGAGCAATAATACGTATGCATCGATTGAACTGACCAAAAAAGCAGAACAAAATGGTGCAGATGCGATTATGCTTGTAGCACCCTACTATAATAAAACAAATCAAGAAGGGCTATATCAGCATTTTAAAGCAATTGCTGAGAGTACAAAACTTCCAGTGATGCTATATAATATTCCGGGAAGATCGGCTGTCAATATTGCTCCAGAAACGATTATTCGTCTATCGGAAATTCCAAACATTGTAGCTGTTAAAGAAGCGAGCGGTGATTTAAATGCTATGACGCAAATTATTGCGGAAACAGCTGAGGATTTTGCGTTGTACAGCGGAGATGACGGATTAACGTTGCCGGTTCTTTCAATTGGAGGAGTGGGAGTTGTTTCCGTTGCCGCTCATGTAATTGGTAAGGAGATGAAGCAAATGGTTGATGCTTTCTTAACAGGTAATCTGCAAGAGGCAGCAAAGCTGCATCAAAAGCTTCTTCCAATTATTAAAGGCTTATTCTCTGCACCTAGCCCAGCTCCGGTTAAAACAGCTTTACAACTAGTAGGAATAGATGTTGGTTCAGTCCGTCTTCCAATTGTTCCTCTAACAGAACAAGAACGAAGTGTATTGGCGAATCTTTTAGGTAAATAA
- a CDS encoding ribonuclease J: MLGKDYKGIKIISLGGQGELGKNMYVIEVNEDLYILDAGLMLPEDEMLGIDAVIPDISYLQENKERIQGIFISHGHEDHIGALSYVLKYIRVPVYGTKLTLALVKLKLKEDGFNGRAELIEIDSDSVLSFPETAISFFRTNHSIPDSLGIVVHTREGAIVYTGDFKFDQAAKGFYQPEIGKMVSLGEEGVLCLLSDSTGAEKPGYTTSEAIVARDMTEAFLTAEGRIIAACFASNINRIQHVLNAAAASGRKVALVGKSLQKVYDIALNLGYLQVDEEMIISVNDVQNFEEREVVILVTGHQGEPITAIQKMAKQTHKQVMIKEGDTVLIAASPLKGGELILAKTIDLLYRVGARVVSNRYQVHVTGHGAQEELKMMINFIQPKYLIPVHGEFRHLYAHEKIGRAAGMEAEQIMIAEKGDVIEVTADKIRLSGKVSAGNILIDGSGVGDVGNIVLRDRRLLSQDGILIVVVTLNRQDKSIAAGPEIISRGFVYVRESEKLMEEATAIVRDIVQKNGVRQPFDWSTLKQEMRDSLNQYLYEKTKRRPMILPIIMEI, encoded by the coding sequence CTGTTGGGTAAAGATTATAAAGGAATTAAAATCATTTCTCTTGGTGGACAAGGGGAATTAGGTAAAAATATGTACGTAATTGAAGTAAATGAGGACTTGTATATTCTAGATGCAGGATTAATGCTGCCTGAAGATGAAATGCTTGGGATTGACGCGGTTATTCCAGATATCTCTTATTTACAAGAGAACAAAGAAAGGATTCAAGGTATATTTATTAGCCATGGTCATGAAGATCATATTGGGGCTCTTTCCTATGTATTAAAATACATACGTGTTCCCGTTTATGGAACGAAACTGACGCTTGCGTTAGTTAAATTGAAGCTGAAGGAAGATGGATTTAACGGTAGAGCAGAGTTGATAGAAATTGATTCTGATTCGGTGCTAAGTTTCCCAGAAACAGCGATTTCGTTTTTCCGTACAAATCATAGTATTCCTGATTCACTTGGTATTGTCGTTCATACTCGTGAAGGGGCTATCGTGTATACAGGGGACTTTAAGTTTGATCAAGCTGCAAAGGGCTTTTATCAACCGGAAATCGGCAAAATGGTCAGCCTGGGTGAAGAAGGTGTCTTATGTTTATTATCTGATAGTACGGGGGCAGAGAAACCTGGTTATACGACATCAGAAGCAATTGTAGCAAGAGATATGACAGAAGCATTTCTCACAGCAGAAGGCAGAATTATTGCGGCTTGCTTCGCTTCTAATATTAATCGTATTCAACATGTGCTTAATGCAGCTGCTGCAAGCGGGCGAAAAGTAGCGCTTGTTGGAAAAAGCCTACAAAAGGTATACGACATTGCTTTGAACCTTGGGTATTTACAAGTGGATGAAGAAATGATTATTTCTGTCAATGATGTTCAAAATTTTGAAGAGCGTGAAGTTGTTATACTTGTGACAGGTCATCAAGGAGAACCGATTACAGCTATACAAAAAATGGCGAAGCAAACACATAAGCAAGTCATGATTAAAGAAGGAGATACTGTGTTAATCGCAGCTTCCCCGCTTAAAGGCGGAGAACTTATTTTGGCGAAAACGATTGATTTACTATATCGTGTTGGTGCGCGTGTCGTATCCAATCGCTATCAAGTGCATGTCACAGGTCACGGTGCTCAAGAAGAGTTAAAAATGATGATTAACTTCATACAGCCAAAATATCTCATTCCGGTTCACGGTGAGTTTCGTCACTTATATGCCCATGAGAAAATTGGTCGTGCAGCAGGTATGGAAGCAGAGCAGATCATGATTGCCGAGAAAGGTGATGTCATAGAAGTAACAGCTGATAAGATTCGTCTATCTGGCAAGGTTTCAGCAGGGAATATTTTAATTGATGGAAGCGGCGTTGGGGATGTCGGTAATATCGTGCTGCGTGATCGTCGCTTGTTATCACAAGATGGAATCTTAATTGTCGTTGTTACGCTCAATCGTCAAGACAAAAGTATCGCAGCAGGTCCGGAGATTATTTCTAGAGGATTTGTTTATGTACGAGAATCGGAGAAGCTAATGGAAGAAGCAACGGCCATTGTACGTGATATTGTTCAAAAAAATGGAGTACGCCAGCCTTTCGATTGGTCCACGCTTAAGCAGGAAATGCGTGATTCTTTAAATCAATATCTTTATGAAAAAACGAAAAGACGTCCGATGATTTTACCAATTATTATGGAAATTTAA